The proteins below are encoded in one region of Desulfobacterales bacterium:
- a CDS encoding N-acetylmuramoyl-L-alanine amidase: MMRRIAGPLSQHFISGLIILALLAIPCGWSAASESADASEQPVIIIDPGHGGHNAGARGPGGSLEKNITLKFANVLKEALQPDYQVKLTRTGDYRVSLEKRASVANHQDGTLFIGLHAGGFVRAGLDEWTVYYFAPHDSRARSGALDKTREAFAGRSLEWRRVQAKLTQASQAFSETVAENLKSCPDISRVESAGAPLLLLEGIDMPAVIVEIGYLTNPSCEGRLNDPDFLAAAARCLRSGVDAFFREKQGKKKDNGLHGD; encoded by the coding sequence ATGATGCGAAGAATCGCCGGCCCCCTGTCGCAACATTTTATAAGCGGTTTAATTATCTTGGCTTTGCTGGCAATCCCCTGTGGATGGTCGGCGGCATCTGAATCGGCGGATGCCTCGGAACAGCCCGTGATTATAATCGATCCCGGCCACGGCGGCCATAATGCGGGAGCCCGCGGGCCGGGCGGCAGCCTTGAAAAAAATATCACTCTGAAATTTGCAAATGTTCTAAAGGAAGCGCTTCAGCCCGATTATCAGGTGAAGTTGACCCGAACGGGCGATTACCGGGTAAGCCTTGAAAAGCGGGCCTCCGTAGCTAATCACCAGGACGGGACGCTTTTTATTGGTCTCCACGCCGGCGGATTTGTCCGGGCGGGGCTGGATGAGTGGACGGTTTATTATTTTGCGCCACATGACAGCCGGGCGCGATCCGGTGCTTTGGATAAAACCCGTGAGGCGTTCGCCGGCCGGAGCCTGGAATGGCGAAGGGTGCAGGCGAAACTGACGCAGGCCAGCCAGGCGTTTTCCGAAACCGTGGCCGAAAATCTGAAAAGTTGTCCGGATATCAGCCGCGTAGAATCTGCCGGCGCCCCGTTGCTTCTTCTTGAAGGCATTGACATGCCGGCGGTGATTGTGGAAATCGGGTATCTGACCAATCCCTCATGTGAAGGCCGCCTGAATGATCCGGATTTTCTGGCGGCCGCGGCCCGGTGTCTCCGCAGCGGGGTTGATGCATTTTTTCGGGAAAAGCAAGGCAAAAAGAAAGATAACGGCTTGCATGGCGATTAA